In one Candidatus Hepatincola sp. Av genomic region, the following are encoded:
- a CDS encoding mannose-6-phosphate isomerase, which yields MQLYPLKFSPLLKYRIWGGSTICKLKQLPADTKKIGESWEISDRPENNSVVSNGKLKGKSFQDLREEFSTKLLGTTLNPNKPFPLLIKILDAREDLSLQVHPPKKILNKLPNNAQSKDEFWYILNGSSGEVMIGLNRHCSKKKFIDNIDKDNLKKCLNLIPTQPHMLFQIESGTLHAIGKNNLILEIQENSDTTYRVSDWGRLENGKPRTLHKEESLLAINFSSSSKPLEVAFQNNYQVLNNHFCEVFSYYLTETRQMFTNKLVCEIISVTSGSVTVSVSNNSNDGFANITDKSRRNIGSTNSTSACSNDESFTLNMGESCFIPASVNYKITPTTTTASVLITIPKPNH from the coding sequence ATGCAACTTTATCCTTTAAAATTTTCTCCTTTACTAAAATATAGAATCTGGGGAGGTTCCACTATTTGTAAACTAAAGCAACTACCAGCAGATACTAAAAAAATTGGCGAATCTTGGGAAATATCCGATCGTCCTGAAAATAATAGTGTAGTTAGTAATGGCAAACTTAAAGGAAAGTCTTTTCAAGACTTACGAGAAGAATTTAGTACTAAATTACTTGGCACTACTTTAAACCCTAACAAACCTTTTCCTTTACTGATAAAAATTTTAGATGCAAGGGAAGACTTATCTTTACAAGTCCACCCTCCTAAAAAAATCTTAAATAAATTACCTAATAATGCTCAATCTAAAGATGAATTTTGGTATATTTTAAATGGTTCCTCAGGTGAGGTTATGATAGGTTTAAACCGCCATTGTTCTAAGAAAAAATTTATAGATAATATAGATAAAGACAATCTAAAAAAATGCCTAAACCTAATCCCTACTCAGCCCCACATGCTATTCCAAATTGAATCTGGTACTTTACATGCTATTGGTAAAAATAATTTAATTTTAGAAATTCAAGAAAATAGTGATACTACCTATAGAGTTAGTGATTGGGGGCGTTTAGAAAATGGCAAACCTAGAACTTTGCATAAAGAGGAAAGTTTATTAGCTATTAATTTTTCTAGCAGCAGCAAACCATTAGAGGTTGCTTTTCAGAATAATTACCAAGTACTTAATAACCATTTTTGCGAAGTCTTCAGTTATTACTTAACCGAAACACGACAAATGTTTACTAATAAATTGGTTTGTGAAATTATTTCTGTAACATCAGGTAGTGTAACTGTTAGTGTTAGTAATAATAGTAATGATGGATTCGCTAATATTACTGATAAATCTAGGAGAAATATAGGTTCAACTAATAGTACTAGTGCCTGTAGTAACGATGAATCCTTTACTTTAAACATGGGTGAGAGTTGCTTTATTCCAGCTTCGGTAAATTATAAAATAACTCCTACCACTACAACTGCTAGTGTTTTAATTACTATCCCTAAGCCTAACCATTAA